From Vicugna pacos chromosome 6, VicPac4, whole genome shotgun sequence, a single genomic window includes:
- the LOC102538065 gene encoding disintegrin and metalloproteinase domain-containing protein 20-like, whose protein sequence is MASRLYCCLRDAVPGIGLPASHLTAFALVTGSSLMGPAWAQVHLTGDLRLPLLWLLLLPICCSHAPPGWRFTSSEVVIPRKVSHRAGGTGMQGQLSYKIRLSGQRHVVHMRVKKNLLPRHFPVITSNDQGATQEDYPFIPRDCYYYTYLEGVPGSMGTLDTCYGGLRGMLQVDDFTYEIKPLEASSKFEHVISLLVSQKTPGEDEKCKIKEEETNQAYEEAMLAETPRAAPVYLWWPHRKNLKLHYTVTNSLVVQNRNITRIIENVVILNNIMHSIYYQGELQVFIRMLCIWDGNDEVKVEESQNALDALNSFGLWKYWRWYTQFPHDTSLILTGKKIGGASYYSNHEGICNPNWGASFVWVARYHIFLAATLGAHAIGHVLGCRHDGPGCHCFRRHYCVMAAEPGLLDMMSNCTYAQLHRRVSMWDPCLSAPNTPYNNFPYKAARCGDKIKDQREECDCGTIKDCSQDKCCNSNCVLTLGSVCSEGDCCRRCNYAQPGSVCRDTLGICDLPEYCSGKTHVCPTDAYIQDGTPCSPLAVCVKGNCSDRDLQCQSLFGFEIKDAGSACYEKLNVRGDRFGNCGVRVTRAGGNSVPCEEDDVLCGMLHCSNVEEIPGGGEHTTFRHIVVKDVKVERCFGYDAHFGTHTPYMGLVVDGATCGAGRYCMNQNCTFFQDFHFDCDVKKCNYRGVCNNLKHCHCQRGWKPPTCKERGPGGSTDSGPPPDKEIGIRAKIIFNVNISVALLLLRFSLLLLAGVFGSFFHLEAIEDKKTTGEKK, encoded by the exons ATGGCAAGCA GACTATACTGCTGTTTAAGAGATGCTGTTCCAGGGATAGGCTTGCCTGCCTCCCACTTGACTGCGTTTGCTTTGGTCACAGGCTCCTCACTCATGGGGCCTGCCTGGGCCCAGGTCCACCTGACAGGTGATCTCCGGCTGCCTCTGCTCTGGCTGCTACTGTTGCCAATCTGCTGCTCCCACGCCCCACCAGGATGGCGCTTCACTTCCTCTGAAGTTGTGATCCCCAGGAAGGTGTCCCACAGAGCGGGAGGAACTGGGATGCAAGGCCAGCTTTCCTACAAGATTCGCCTCAGTGGCCAAAGACATGTGGTTCACATGAGAGTCAAGAAGAACTTGCTGCCCAGACACTTTCCCGTTATCACCAGTAACGACCAAGGCGCCACGCAGGAGGACTACCCTTTTATCCCCCGAGACTGTTACTACTACACCTACCTGGAAGGGGTTCCTGGGTCCATGGGCACGCTGGACACCTGCTATGGAGGTCTGCGTGGCATGCTGCAGGTGGATGACTTCACTTACGAAATCAAACCACTGGAGGCTTCTTCCAAATTTGAGCATGTGATTTCTCTGCTTGTGTCACAAAAAACACCAGGAGAGGATGAAAAGTGTAAGattaaagaggaagaaacaaatcAAGCATATGAGGAGGCAATGCTTGCTGAAACTCCTAGAGCTGCCCCTGTATATTTGTGGTGGCCACACAGGAAAAACTTAAAACTTCACTACACAGTTACTAACTCATTAGTGGTTCAGAACAGAAATATCACACGTATAATAGAGAACGTAGTGATTCTTAACAACATAATGCATAGCATTTACTACCAGGGTGAACTTCAGGTTTTCATACGTATGCTGTGCATATGGGACGGTAACGACGAGGTGAAAGTAGAAGAATCTCAGAATGCTCTAGATGCATTAAATTCATTTGGTTTATGGAAATACTGGAGATGGTATACACAATTTCCTCATGATACTTCATTGAttcttacaggaaaaaaaatcggTGGAGCTTCATATTATAGCAATCATGAAGGAATATGCAACCCCAATTGGGGAGCATCGTTTGTATGGGTAGCAAGGTATCACATATTTTTAGCTGCAACTCTTGGAGCACATGCAATAGGTCATGTTCTTGGCTGTAGACATGATGGTCCTGGTTGCCATTGTTTTCGAAGACACTACTGTGTCATGGCTGCTGAGCCTGGTCTTCTAGATATGATGAGCAACTGTACTTATGCCCAACTGCACAGACGAGTTTCTATGTGGGATCCTTGTCTGAGTGCTCCAAATACACCATACAATAATTTTCCTTATAAAGCTGCTCGCTGTGGTGACAAGATCAAAGATCAAAGGGAAGAATGTGACTGTGGCACCATAAAAGACTGCTCTCAGGATAAGTGTTGCAATTCCAATTGTGTCCTCACCCTTGGTAGTGTCTGCAGTGAAGGAGATTGCTGCAGGAGGTGTAATTATGCTCAACCTGGAAGTGTTTGCAGAGACACTCTTGGTATTTGTGATCTACCAGAATACTGCAGTGGGAAGACGCACGTTTGTCCAACAGACGCTTATATCCAGGATGGAACCCCGTGTTCACCGTTAGCCGTGTGTGTGAAAGGAAACTGTAGTGACCGTGATCTGCAGTGTCAATCCCTCTTTGGCTTCGAAATAAAAGATGCTGGGTCAGCATGCTATGAAAAATTGAATGTAAGAGGTGACCGATTTGGAAATTGTGGGGTGCGAGTGACTCGAGCAGGAGGAAACTCTGTACCATGTGAAGAAGATGATGTGCTGTGTGGAATGCTGCACTGTAGTAATGTGGAGGAAATTCCTGGCGGGGGTGAGCACACTACATTTCGTCATATAGTAGTAAAAGATGTTAAAGTAGAAAGATGCTTTGGGTACGATGCACACTTTGGGACACACACACCATATATGGGGCTTGTGGTGGATGGGGCAACATGTGGTGCAGGAAGATACTGTATGAACCAAAACTGTACTTTTTTCCAAGACTTCCATTTTGACTGTGATGTCAAGAAATGTAATTACAGAGGGGTATGCAACAACTTGAAACACTGTCATTGTCAGCGAGGCTGGAAACCACCAACGTGTAAAGAGAGAGGACCAGGTGGCAGTACAGACAGTGGCCCTCCACCTGACAAAGAAATCGGTATTCgagccaaaataatatttaatgtaaaCATTTCAGTAGCTCTACTGCTTCTCCGTTTTAGCCTTCTTTTGCTTGCAGGGGTTTTTGGTTCCTTCTTCCATTTAGAAGCAATTGAGGATAAAAAAACAACTGGTGAAAAAAAGTAA